The Mucilaginibacter yixingensis genome window below encodes:
- a CDS encoding efflux transporter outer membrane subunit — MKTNSIYIYAALLALTISACKVGKNYQRPAVDLPQQFNAVATADTSSIATLEYKQFFADTTLQNLIDRGIKYNYDLQIALKRIDIAGEQVKQAKLLLLPNLNLQVSGQYNRPSDNSLNGKSASGFLGSNHIEDYNANLALTWELDTWGKIRRQKEAVLAQYLQTYEATKAVQTRLVSDIAQGYYNLLMLDKQLNIAKQNLRLSDTTLQLTQLLKNAGEVNLLAVQQADAQRHTTALLIPQLEQSITIQENALQILTGQLPASVTRHTGIDNSQLPTALPTGVPAGLLSRRPDVRSQEMALKAANAQVGAAQGQMYPSLSITAQGGLESLKSSTWFNIPASLFGIATGSILQPLLNHRSLKTQFETAKLQRDQAGLQFRQSVLNAVGEVSNALVQNEKLQQQRVIASAQVDTLHKAVKNAQLLFKSDMANYLEVITAQTNALQAELNLASIQRQQAGAVVELYRSLGGGWR; from the coding sequence ATGAAAACTAACTCAATCTATATATATGCCGCTTTGTTGGCGCTGACCATCAGCGCCTGCAAGGTTGGCAAAAATTACCAGCGCCCTGCGGTAGATCTGCCGCAGCAATTCAACGCTGTTGCCACTGCCGATACCAGCAGCATTGCCACCCTGGAGTACAAACAGTTTTTTGCCGATACCACCCTGCAAAATCTGATAGACCGGGGCATTAAATACAACTACGATCTGCAGATTGCACTGAAACGCATTGACATTGCCGGCGAGCAGGTAAAACAGGCCAAACTGTTGTTGTTGCCTAACCTTAACTTACAGGTAAGCGGTCAGTATAACCGCCCGTCTGACAATAGTTTGAACGGAAAAAGTGCATCAGGCTTTCTGGGCAGTAATCATATTGAAGACTACAACGCCAACCTGGCTTTAACCTGGGAGTTGGATACCTGGGGCAAGATCCGTCGCCAAAAAGAGGCCGTTTTAGCCCAGTATCTGCAAACTTATGAGGCTACCAAAGCGGTGCAAACCCGACTGGTATCTGACATCGCACAAGGTTATTACAACCTGCTGATGCTGGATAAACAGCTCAACATTGCCAAGCAGAACCTGCGCCTGAGCGACACCACACTACAACTAACCCAACTGCTTAAAAATGCTGGCGAAGTAAACTTACTGGCCGTTCAACAGGCTGATGCACAGCGCCATACAACCGCGTTATTGATTCCGCAACTGGAGCAAAGCATTACCATTCAGGAGAATGCACTGCAGATTCTGACTGGTCAGCTACCGGCCAGCGTAACCCGCCATACCGGCATTGATAACTCGCAACTGCCAACCGCGCTGCCTACTGGTGTGCCTGCAGGCTTGTTGAGTCGTCGTCCGGATGTACGGTCGCAAGAAATGGCTTTGAAAGCGGCTAACGCGCAAGTGGGTGCTGCTCAGGGCCAGATGTATCCATCGCTGAGTATTACTGCACAGGGTGGTTTGGAAAGTTTGAAATCAAGCACCTGGTTTAATATCCCGGCATCGTTGTTCGGCATTGCAACAGGTTCTATACTGCAGCCGTTGCTGAATCACCGCTCGCTGAAAACACAGTTTGAGACTGCCAAATTACAGCGTGATCAGGCTGGTTTACAGTTCCGTCAATCGGTACTGAACGCCGTGGGCGAAGTATCAAACGCACTGGTACAAAACGAAAAGCTGCAACAGCAACGCGTAATTGCCAGCGCACAGGTTGATACCCTGCACAAAGCCGTAAAAAATGCTCAGCTGCTGTTTAAAAGCGATATGGCCAACTACCTGGAGGTTATTACCGCCCAAACCAACGCTTTGCAAGCCGAGCTGAACCTGGCCTCTATCCAGCGCCAGCAAGCCGGTGCTGTGGTGGAGCTGTACCGCTCATTGGGTGGTGGCTGGAGATAA
- a CDS encoding response regulator transcription factor, with protein MLKKIMVIEDEPVIGEMMCILLEMEGYEVISLGDTGLARLKLHAQEVAMVMLDLGLKGENGQSMCAYIKAQDDLKNIPVVLVSANQELEQITAEIGADDYIRKPFEMEHFLQKVNNYARLKSA; from the coding sequence ATGCTAAAAAAGATCATGGTGATAGAAGATGAGCCGGTAATTGGCGAGATGATGTGCATTTTACTGGAAATGGAGGGCTACGAAGTGATCAGTCTGGGCGACACCGGGCTGGCGCGACTCAAGCTGCATGCGCAGGAAGTGGCGATGGTGATGCTGGATCTTGGCCTCAAGGGCGAAAACGGACAGTCTATGTGTGCTTACATTAAAGCACAGGATGATTTGAAGAATATCCCCGTGGTACTGGTGTCAGCCAATCAGGAGCTGGAGCAGATTACCGCCGAGATAGGTGCTGATGATTACATCAGGAAGCCATTTGAAATGGAACATTTTTTACAGAAGGTAAACAATTACGCCCGCCTCAAATCTGCGTGA
- a CDS encoding glycosyltransferase family 2 protein yields MNHQPEVLQRVLIIIPCYNEEAALPSLLQQLKQLTPPTGYSFQFAVINDGSVDATAQIATAAGVIILNLPINLGIGAAVQTGLLYAQQNHFSLAIQLDGDGQHPPTEIEQLLRYYEQTNASLVIGSRFSGIDSFRSTPGRRAGIGYLSWLAKLLTSQRIYDITSGFRLFDEKAIELGAISYPDEYPEPESIILFSRSGLEIGEVAVNMQARQGGRSSIRNFTSLYYCAKVTLAMLFTAIRKLN; encoded by the coding sequence ATGAACCATCAACCGGAGGTGCTGCAACGTGTACTCATCATTATACCTTGTTATAATGAAGAAGCCGCCCTGCCTTCCCTGCTGCAACAATTGAAGCAGCTAACACCGCCTACCGGTTATTCCTTTCAATTTGCGGTTATAAATGATGGATCTGTTGATGCTACGGCTCAAATTGCCACCGCGGCCGGCGTCATCATACTTAACCTTCCCATCAATCTCGGTATCGGCGCGGCGGTGCAAACCGGATTGCTCTATGCACAACAAAACCATTTTAGCCTGGCTATTCAATTAGATGGCGATGGGCAGCATCCGCCAACAGAGATTGAACAGTTATTAAGATATTATGAGCAAACCAACGCATCTTTAGTAATCGGCTCGCGCTTTAGCGGCATTGATAGTTTCCGCTCCACACCGGGCAGACGCGCTGGCATTGGTTATCTGAGTTGGCTGGCTAAACTGTTGACCAGTCAACGGATTTACGATATCACTTCCGGGTTTCGTCTTTTTGATGAAAAGGCTATAGAACTTGGAGCAATCAGTTACCCTGATGAATATCCTGAACCTGAATCTATTATCCTTTTCTCCCGTTCGGGTTTAGAAATTGGGGAAGTAGCCGTTAACATGCAGGCGCGGCAAGGCGGTCGCTCATCTATCAGAAATTTCACATCTTTATACTATTGTGCAAAAGTTACGCTGGCAATGCTGTTTACAGCAATACGTAAATTAAACTAA
- a CDS encoding DUF2304 domain-containing protein — MARIQIITLITSLLFLAYIAWLIVKGRLREEYAIVWLICTVLLVVFSFWQDGLKKVTALFGVEVPANLIFTGCIFAIMVYLLHLSVVASKLQQQNKQLAQDIALLKQQIPNHDKHGAE; from the coding sequence ATGGCACGCATACAGATCATCACCCTTATTACCTCCCTCCTGTTTCTGGCTTATATAGCCTGGCTGATTGTAAAAGGCCGGCTACGCGAGGAATATGCCATTGTGTGGCTGATATGCACGGTGCTGCTGGTTGTCTTCTCGTTCTGGCAAGATGGATTAAAAAAGGTAACGGCCCTTTTCGGCGTAGAAGTGCCCGCCAATTTGATATTTACCGGCTGCATTTTTGCCATTATGGTTTACCTGCTGCACCTCAGTGTGGTGGCATCCAAACTACAGCAACAGAACAAACAACTGGCGCAAGACATTGCCCTGCTGAAACAACAAATACCAAACCACGACAAGCATGGGGCTGAGTAA
- a CDS encoding lipopolysaccharide assembly protein LapB — translation MGLSNCNKLLLATLGILALLIAAYSNHFNNAFHFDDMHTVVNNVYIRQLKNIPHFFTDARMFSADPGHWGMRPMVTTTLAIDYWLGGGLNPFYFQLSTFLWHIALCVVLFFIFRRLLQKAGITKAEWPALIAAGWYALHTANAETLNYVISRSDVLSTFFIVLSLGIFIARPQWRRYGIFVLPAIAGVFSKETVLVLLILLFFYLLLFEKELSVADLFRPKNFKTILKVFINLLPAAVVIIAVQIYTLTRAPSINGVTNPLLPYMLTQSYVWLHYFITFFVPAHLSADTDWSVIANPLDVRILCGLAFVLLLIITIIKTSAQQKTRPIAFGLSWFCAALLPTSLAPFAEVMNDHRMYFPFIGLALAVVSAARLLIIQFENQPVWRFIMPALVLMVFSLNAFGVYQRNKVWHTEESLWYDVTLKSPHNGRGLMNYGLTQMSTGRYAIAARYFEQARTYLPYYSTLYINLGVLNGATGNYVAADENFRKGIAYAPDSYESYCYYARYLAQNNRVGDAREMAMSALQLNPSSIMALRVLMDTDNHTARWGHALQIGRQLLQLLPGDKETTGVMETTRKYIYLSQLQDYNTVNTDKVIDLSLSYYNGGRYEDCIAVCEQMLLRWPDYAPAYNNIGAAYNSLQRWDKAIEALNHSLKIDPKNQLAINNLAWAKEHLKVVK, via the coding sequence ATGGGGCTGAGTAACTGTAACAAACTTTTACTAGCTACCCTGGGCATTTTAGCCTTGCTGATTGCCGCCTACAGCAATCATTTTAACAACGCATTTCACTTTGACGATATGCACACCGTGGTAAACAACGTGTACATCCGTCAGCTTAAAAATATCCCGCACTTTTTTACTGATGCCCGAATGTTCAGTGCCGATCCCGGTCACTGGGGAATGCGGCCTATGGTGACTACCACCCTGGCCATTGATTACTGGCTGGGTGGAGGGCTTAATCCGTTTTATTTTCAGCTCTCTACTTTTCTATGGCACATCGCCCTGTGCGTCGTGTTATTTTTTATTTTCAGAAGATTGTTGCAGAAGGCCGGCATCACCAAAGCCGAATGGCCCGCCCTGATAGCCGCCGGATGGTACGCCCTGCACACCGCCAATGCGGAGACGCTGAATTATGTGATCTCTCGCTCCGATGTACTATCAACGTTTTTTATCGTGCTGTCACTCGGCATATTTATCGCCCGGCCGCAGTGGCGCAGGTATGGTATTTTTGTTTTACCGGCAATAGCGGGCGTATTTAGTAAAGAGACGGTTTTGGTGTTGCTAATCTTGTTGTTCTTTTACTTACTGCTATTTGAAAAGGAACTATCCGTTGCAGATCTATTCAGACCAAAAAACTTTAAAACGATATTAAAAGTATTCATCAATCTGCTGCCAGCTGCTGTTGTTATTATTGCAGTGCAGATTTATACGCTCACCCGCGCACCCTCCATCAACGGGGTGACCAATCCGTTGTTACCGTATATGCTTACCCAAAGCTATGTGTGGCTGCATTATTTTATCACGTTCTTCGTCCCTGCACATCTAAGTGCAGATACCGATTGGAGTGTGATTGCCAACCCGCTTGATGTCCGCATCCTTTGCGGACTGGCGTTTGTACTGCTGCTCATCATCACTATTATCAAAACATCTGCACAACAAAAAACACGGCCGATAGCCTTTGGTCTTAGCTGGTTTTGTGCGGCATTGCTCCCCACCTCGCTGGCGCCGTTTGCCGAGGTAATGAATGATCATAGGATGTATTTTCCGTTTATTGGCCTGGCTTTGGCTGTGGTTAGCGCAGCGCGATTGCTGATTATTCAATTTGAAAATCAGCCGGTTTGGCGTTTCATAATGCCTGCTCTGGTATTGATGGTCTTCAGTCTAAACGCTTTCGGTGTCTATCAACGCAACAAGGTTTGGCACACCGAAGAAAGCCTTTGGTATGACGTAACGTTGAAAAGCCCCCATAACGGTCGCGGGTTGATGAACTACGGACTAACACAAATGAGTACAGGCAGATATGCCATTGCTGCACGATACTTTGAACAAGCACGTACCTATCTGCCCTATTACAGCACACTATATATCAACCTCGGCGTACTCAACGGTGCAACCGGCAATTACGTTGCAGCCGATGAAAACTTTAGAAAAGGCATTGCCTACGCGCCCGATAGCTACGAGTCTTATTGCTATTATGCGCGGTACCTTGCTCAAAATAATCGCGTTGGCGATGCCCGGGAAATGGCTATGAGCGCATTGCAACTTAATCCTTCATCTATCATGGCTTTAAGAGTTTTGATGGATACCGATAATCACACTGCCCGCTGGGGCCATGCGCTGCAAATAGGCAGGCAGCTACTTCAACTATTGCCCGGCGACAAGGAGACGACTGGCGTTATGGAGACCACGCGTAAGTATATTTATCTATCTCAATTACAAGATTATAACACCGTTAATACCGACAAAGTGATTGACCTGAGCCTGAGTTATTATAACGGTGGCCGATATGAAGATTGCATTGCAGTTTGCGAGCAGATGTTACTACGCTGGCCTGATTATGCACCTGCCTATAACAATATTGGCGCGGCTTATAACAGTTTGCAACGTTGGGATAAGGCTATTGAGGCGCTTAATCACTCGCTCAAAATCGATCCTAAAAATCAGCTGGCTATTAACAATCTGGCCTGGGCAAAGGAGCATTTGAAAGTTGTGAAGTAG
- a CDS encoding glycosyltransferase: MSSPIHTFVIAAYGESAFLDECVRSLLAQRVRSDVLIATSTPNEHIKNIAQKYGLKLIVNPGSQQSIAADWNFAIASANTSWVTIAHQDDVYAVDYVEQLISAIEACPSQPLLFFTNYNDIVNGGIRRFSANAVVKRLLLYPFWFGKCISSAKTKQRLLHWGNPICCPSVAFNKELLGNFKFSADYSCALDWLAWYQLAQQPGVFLYADKKLVSHRIHPENETSAQIKSGVRRHEEQQIFELMWGKRFARMIGKVYAMGHRENLNV, from the coding sequence ATGTCGTCACCCATCCACACCTTCGTTATTGCTGCTTATGGCGAGTCGGCTTTCCTGGACGAGTGTGTACGGAGTTTGCTGGCGCAGCGGGTGAGGAGCGATGTATTGATTGCCACATCAACTCCTAATGAGCATATCAAGAACATTGCGCAGAAATACGGATTAAAGCTGATTGTTAACCCCGGTAGTCAGCAGAGCATTGCGGCGGATTGGAATTTTGCCATTGCTTCGGCAAATACATCTTGGGTTACTATTGCGCATCAGGATGATGTTTATGCGGTAGATTATGTAGAGCAATTGATCTCGGCGATAGAAGCTTGCCCATCACAACCCTTGCTTTTCTTTACCAATTACAATGATATAGTAAATGGCGGCATTCGCCGTTTTTCGGCCAATGCGGTGGTTAAACGATTGTTGTTATATCCTTTTTGGTTTGGAAAATGTATCAGCAGCGCTAAGACTAAGCAACGTTTACTGCATTGGGGAAACCCCATTTGTTGTCCATCGGTTGCGTTTAATAAAGAGCTGTTGGGCAATTTCAAGTTCTCAGCAGATTACAGTTGCGCGTTAGACTGGCTGGCTTGGTATCAACTAGCCCAACAGCCGGGCGTATTTTTGTATGCTGATAAAAAGCTGGTTAGCCATCGCATTCATCCTGAAAATGAAACATCGGCCCAAATAAAGAGCGGTGTGCGGAGGCATGAAGAGCAGCAGATCTTTGAGTTGATGTGGGGCAAGCGTTTCGCGCGGATGATAGGAAAGGTCTACGCCATGGGGCATAGGGAGAACCTAAATGTCTAA
- a CDS encoding YeiH family protein has product MNAQSTTAPQHNDVLLNLSPAVRKALFLVCALLCLTPWIGPPEALLLGLAVALISGHPWQQVNHRATQWLLQLSVVGLGFGMNAQSAWKAGSEGLVFAAFSITGTLTLGYFVAKWLGIEKKAAHLIACGTAICGGSAIAAVSPVIKAEEKQTSVALGCVFILNSAALFIFPAIGHALHLNQTQFGLWCAIAIHDTSSVVGAAGKFGTQALQIATTVKLARALWIVPVALLSAFSFKVKTKKVHIPWFILLFIGAMLVNSYIPQFAPIDVCINLAAKAGLTLTLFLIGAGLSKQVLTSVGLKPFMLSVILWLAISTVTLYAVIHLL; this is encoded by the coding sequence ATGAATGCTCAATCAACTACCGCTCCACAGCATAATGATGTATTGCTAAATCTTAGTCCGGCGGTGCGTAAAGCCCTGTTTTTGGTTTGCGCGTTGCTTTGCCTGACGCCGTGGATTGGCCCGCCAGAGGCTTTATTGCTCGGTTTGGCCGTGGCGCTTATTTCAGGACATCCGTGGCAGCAAGTTAACCACCGTGCAACCCAGTGGTTACTGCAGCTGTCTGTTGTTGGTTTAGGCTTTGGCATGAACGCACAAAGCGCCTGGAAAGCCGGCAGTGAGGGATTGGTTTTTGCCGCGTTCTCTATCACCGGTACATTAACGCTGGGTTATTTTGTGGCCAAATGGTTGGGCATAGAAAAAAAAGCAGCTCACCTGATTGCCTGCGGAACGGCCATTTGTGGCGGTAGCGCCATAGCCGCGGTATCACCGGTTATTAAGGCCGAAGAAAAACAGACTTCTGTTGCCTTGGGTTGTGTTTTTATACTGAACTCTGCCGCGTTGTTCATCTTCCCGGCAATTGGGCATGCCTTGCACCTCAATCAAACCCAATTTGGCCTTTGGTGCGCCATTGCCATACATGACACCAGCTCTGTGGTAGGTGCTGCCGGTAAATTTGGTACACAGGCACTGCAAATTGCCACAACCGTTAAACTGGCCCGTGCGCTGTGGATTGTGCCGGTGGCGTTGTTATCAGCCTTTAGCTTTAAAGTGAAGACAAAGAAGGTGCATATTCCATGGTTTATCCTGCTGTTTATAGGGGCCATGTTGGTTAACAGCTACATCCCGCAGTTTGCACCTATTGATGTATGTATTAATCTTGCTGCTAAAGCAGGACTCACCTTAACGCTCTTTTTAATAGGGGCAGGTCTGTCAAAACAAGTGCTGACATCTGTAGGCCTGAAGCCTTTTATGTTGAGCGTGATTTTGTGGTTAGCCATCTCAACGGTTACACTTTATGCAGTGATACATTTGTTATGA
- a CDS encoding LysR family transcriptional regulator: protein MLDFRLKVFYTVAKRLNFTRAAAELFITQPAVTKHIRELEAQYGASLFERSGNKKITLTPAGEAMLPYAEQLLKTYRELEYSMSLLTQQHKGQLRIGASTTVAQYIIPPVLAQFHQKFKDIQVQLVTGNTEDIEQALINKEIELGLIEGISRNPQIRYEEYLQDELVLTCAASNRTVKKDTIKPEELQNYPLLIREHGSGTLETITHALKPHGLTLQNLQIEMQLGSTEAIKAYLLHSNCLAFISIHAILKELKNNECRVIDVKGLTIARPFSFIQLHGQPTALTEFFVRFAHAYQTNQ, encoded by the coding sequence ATGCTCGATTTTCGCCTGAAAGTATTTTACACCGTAGCCAAACGCCTCAACTTTACCCGGGCGGCGGCAGAGTTGTTTATTACACAGCCGGCGGTCACCAAGCACATCCGTGAGCTGGAAGCGCAATATGGCGCCTCGTTATTTGAGCGGAGCGGCAATAAAAAAATCACCCTTACGCCGGCAGGAGAGGCTATGTTACCTTATGCCGAGCAATTGCTTAAAACCTATCGAGAGCTGGAATACAGCATGAGTTTGCTTACCCAGCAGCATAAGGGACAGCTGCGTATTGGTGCCAGTACCACGGTGGCTCAATACATCATCCCGCCGGTATTAGCACAGTTTCATCAGAAATTTAAAGACATACAGGTACAACTGGTAACCGGTAATACCGAGGACATTGAGCAAGCCCTCATCAATAAAGAGATTGAGCTGGGTTTGATTGAGGGCATTTCGCGTAATCCACAAATCAGGTATGAGGAGTATTTGCAGGATGAGTTGGTGCTCACCTGCGCCGCCAGCAACCGGACGGTTAAGAAAGATACCATCAAACCTGAGGAGTTGCAAAACTACCCGTTGCTGATCCGTGAGCATGGCTCAGGTACGCTTGAAACCATCACCCATGCCCTCAAACCACATGGACTAACCTTGCAAAACCTGCAGATAGAAATGCAATTGGGCAGTACCGAAGCTATAAAGGCTTATCTGTTGCATAGTAATTGCCTGGCTTTCATATCTATCCACGCTATCCTAAAAGAATTGAAGAATAACGAGTGCCGGGTGATAGATGTTAAAGGCCTTACCATTGCCCGCCCTTTCAGCTTCATCCAGCTGCACGGACAGCCTACCGCACTTACCGAATTTTTTGTGCGCTTTGCACATGCCTATCAAACAAATCAATAA
- a CDS encoding DUF4142 domain-containing protein, producing the protein MKKLNVLLLTAATAWMLQGCGGNSQKDSKAVADSANMAKDSATVDTSTTKAASPAMTVSADDAKFATMAANGGMTEVELSKLAETKATNAQIKTFAAMMVKDHTMAGNQLMSLAKSKNITLPAGIDNDSQKKVSDLNGKSGADFDKAYVNAMLDDHKKAVDAFEDASKNLKDPDLKGFVDKTLPTIKMHLNLIQKIHDQMK; encoded by the coding sequence ATGAAAAAGCTAAATGTGCTATTATTAACTGCGGCTACCGCATGGATGCTGCAGGGTTGCGGCGGCAATTCGCAAAAGGACAGCAAGGCAGTTGCCGACAGCGCCAACATGGCCAAAGACTCTGCCACTGTGGATACTTCAACCACAAAAGCTGCCAGCCCAGCCATGACCGTTAGCGCCGACGATGCCAAATTTGCCACTATGGCTGCCAACGGCGGCATGACCGAAGTTGAACTAAGCAAACTGGCCGAAACCAAAGCCACCAACGCGCAAATAAAAACATTTGCCGCCATGATGGTGAAAGATCATACCATGGCAGGTAACCAGCTAATGTCCCTAGCCAAATCCAAAAACATCACCCTGCCTGCCGGCATTGACAATGACTCGCAGAAAAAAGTGAGTGATTTGAACGGAAAATCGGGCGCCGATTTTGACAAGGCTTATGTAAATGCCATGCTTGACGATCATAAAAAAGCTGTAGATGCATTTGAAGATGCCAGCAAAAACCTTAAAGATCCTGATTTGAAAGGCTTTGTAGATAAAACACTGCCTACCATTAAAATGCACCTCAATCTTATCCAAAAAATTCATGATCAGATGAAGTAA
- a CDS encoding DUF3943 domain-containing protein — protein MNPFQPKQLIVFLLPAVLILVKPCTGLAQTPLDGHVIMADTVSRGSTDPKTRDRTKHFGRAAFEWGLAETVPWALDRYVRKADYAYISGKTIAHNLKPSSWEWDNDEFQTNQFGHPYHGSLFFSAMRTNGYSFWQSAPAAFLGSYVWESYAENQNPAPNDLINTTFGGIVLGEMTYRLSNKIVNNRQTGFKRQISEVAGFLINPMNGLTRIMDGRWGRVSIRNPVDHDSSKVVAWFDGGIRRFDGNNSNVITHGKFGWYGRVRLIYGTPYDNYRTPFSNLYINAEFGSDDSSKLNNVSVYGSLAGWKLRMNDRVRELAVLSANYDYFHNDAFSYGGQSVRINIFSEIKLPKSLLLNLNVGGGGILLAAVPDSYHYRGRSYDYGSGAGLNFGGGLNWKEKVYCGINYAGAWIVTINGNQSHYFLHTVTSEVRYSFSNILSVAAEPGFFSLKGYYNNYPDVDKRYPFLRISARYTISNQ, from the coding sequence ATGAACCCCTTTCAACCCAAACAATTAATTGTTTTTTTGCTGCCTGCTGTGCTGATTTTGGTGAAACCGTGCACAGGTTTAGCTCAAACACCGCTGGATGGCCACGTTATAATGGCCGATACGGTCAGCCGGGGCTCCACCGACCCAAAAACGCGGGATCGAACCAAACACTTCGGGCGTGCTGCCTTTGAATGGGGACTGGCCGAAACCGTGCCCTGGGCGCTGGATCGCTATGTGCGTAAGGCTGATTACGCTTATATTTCAGGTAAAACCATTGCTCATAATTTAAAACCAAGCAGTTGGGAATGGGACAATGACGAGTTTCAGACTAATCAATTCGGTCACCCGTATCATGGCAGCCTGTTTTTTAGCGCCATGCGTACCAATGGATATAGCTTTTGGCAGTCGGCCCCTGCGGCATTTTTAGGAAGTTATGTTTGGGAAAGCTACGCTGAAAATCAAAACCCCGCACCTAATGATCTGATTAATACCACATTTGGCGGTATTGTGCTGGGGGAAATGACTTACCGCCTGTCTAACAAAATTGTAAATAACAGGCAAACAGGCTTCAAACGGCAGATTAGCGAGGTGGCCGGTTTCCTGATTAACCCCATGAACGGTCTTACCCGTATTATGGATGGCCGCTGGGGTAGGGTAAGTATCCGTAACCCGGTAGATCATGACTCATCAAAGGTGGTGGCCTGGTTTGATGGTGGTATCCGCCGGTTTGATGGCAATAATAGCAATGTGATTACGCACGGTAAGTTTGGCTGGTACGGCAGGGTGCGCCTGATTTATGGTACCCCGTATGATAATTACCGCACTCCATTTAGCAACCTGTATATCAACGCCGAGTTTGGCAGCGACGATAGTTCTAAGCTGAACAACGTAAGCGTATACGGCTCGCTGGCCGGATGGAAACTGCGGATGAATGACCGTGTGCGCGAGCTTGCAGTGCTTTCTGCCAATTATGATTACTTTCATAACGATGCCTTTTCTTACGGCGGGCAAAGTGTGCGTATCAATATCTTTTCGGAAATAAAGCTGCCTAAAAGCTTGCTGCTTAACTTAAATGTGGGCGGTGGTGGTATTTTACTTGCTGCGGTGCCAGATAGCTACCATTACCGCGGCCGTAGTTATGACTATGGCAGCGGTGCCGGATTGAATTTTGGCGGCGGCTTGAACTGGAAAGAGAAAGTTTATTGTGGCATCAACTATGCCGGCGCGTGGATTGTAACCATTAACGGCAATCAATCGCACTATTTTCTGCATACCGTTACCAGTGAGGTGCGCTACAGTTTCAGCAATATCCTTTCGGTAGCCGCAGAGCCTGGTTTCTTCTCGCTGAAAGGTTATTATAATAATTATCCGGATGTAGATAAACGGTATCCATTTCTACGGATCTCGGCACGATATACTATCAGTAATCAGTAA
- a CDS encoding 5-oxoprolinase subunit PxpA — MQTIDLNCDMGEAFGNYPMPNDETLMNYITSANIACGYHAGDPAVMQQTVAMAIKKNVAIGAHPGLPDLQGFGRREMKISANEAYQITLYQIGALHAFVKAAGGKLNHVKAHGALYNMAAKDAALAKAIVQAVHDFDPSLILYALAGSQMVEAAHKISIKTASEVFADRTYQDDGSLTPRTQSNAMITNEADSIKQVLLMVKQQQVISTSGKTISLNADTLCLHGDGEHAVDFARTINERLKKEGIGIKTPSA; from the coding sequence ATGCAAACCATCGATCTTAATTGCGATATGGGCGAGGCCTTTGGCAATTACCCCATGCCGAACGACGAAACCCTGATGAACTACATTACCTCGGCCAATATTGCTTGCGGCTATCACGCTGGCGATCCGGCGGTGATGCAGCAAACTGTGGCTATGGCTATCAAAAAGAATGTAGCTATCGGCGCGCATCCGGGTTTGCCTGATCTGCAGGGATTTGGTAGGCGGGAGATGAAGATATCTGCAAACGAGGCTTACCAGATCACTTTGTATCAGATTGGTGCGCTACATGCCTTTGTAAAAGCTGCCGGTGGTAAACTAAACCACGTAAAGGCCCACGGCGCCTTGTATAATATGGCTGCTAAAGATGCGGCATTGGCTAAAGCCATTGTACAGGCCGTACACGATTTTGATCCTTCGCTCATCCTTTACGCCCTGGCTGGCAGTCAGATGGTGGAGGCAGCACATAAGATCAGCATCAAAACCGCATCAGAAGTTTTTGCAGACCGCACTTATCAGGATGATGGCTCGCTCACTCCGCGCACGCAGAGCAACGCCATGATTACTAACGAGGCCGACTCTATTAAACAAGTATTGCTGATGGTGAAACAGCAGCAGGTGATATCAACCAGTGGCAAAACTATTAGCCTTAATGCAGATACCCTTTGCCTGCATGGCGATGGCGAGCACGCGGTTGATTTTGCGCGTACCATTAATGAACGGCTAAAAAAAGAGGGCATCGGCATCAAGACACCATCAGCATAA